The segment CGCACCGCTGGAGATGCACCTCTCATTGTTCGGCGCGCCGGAGCAGTTCGAGGACAATGGGGCGCAGACGTGTTACTGGGAGCTGCAGAAATTCCTGGTGATGGCGCTCAAGGCGAACCCCAACATCCTCGAATGCCTCTATTCGCCGCTCGTGGAAAAGATCACTCCGCTCGGCGCGCGGCTGCTCACGTTACGTGAGTCCTTTCTCTCGCAGATGATTTTTCAGACCTTCAACGGCTACGCATTGAGCCAATTCAAGAAGCTTGAGCAGGATCGCCGAAACCAGGGCGAGATTCGTTGGAAACACGCCATGCACCTACTGCGGCTGCTGCTGACGGGCGCGGCCACGCTGCGCGAACGCCGCGTGCCGGTGCGCGTGGAGCAGCATCGCCAGCGGCTCCTCGCCATTAAACATGGCGAGCTACCGTGGCCCGAGGTTGATGCTTGGCGGCAGGAGTTGCACCGCGACTTCGAACGCGCCCTGGCCGAGACCACCTTACCCGAGCGGCCCGACTATGAAGCAACGAATCGCTTCCTCATCGAGGCGCGCCACGCACATACGTGAGCCTTCTCCCAATGACCATTGATCCGCGCCTGAATCGCATCGTCGCGGCCCAACCGCATCCGCTGCTCTTTGCTACGATCAGCGGTGCGCACCTCTATGGATTTCCTTCGCCGGATTCGGATTTCGACCTGCGCGGCGCGCACATTTTGCCAATCGAACGGGTCGTCGGCTTGGACATCTCGGACGAAACGCTTGAGGACTCGCGTGTGATCGAGGGACTGGAGATGGACATCGTGAGCCATGACGTCCGGAAGTTTTTCCGGCTCCTGCTCAAGAAAAACGGCTACGTGCTGGAGCAGCTCTATTCACCGCTCGTGGTTCAGACAACGCCCGAGCACGCCGAATTGAAACAAATCGCGCGCGGCTGCATCACGCGGCATCACTCGCACCACTATTTCGGTTTCTCCGAAACCCAATGGAAACTCTTCCTCAAAGAGTCTCCCCGCCGGGTTAAGCCACTGCTCTACGTTTATCGGGTTCTGCTCACCGGCATCTGGCTGATGCGCACGGGCGAGATTGAAGCCAACCTCGTCAAACTCAACGAGAGCTTCCGCCTTCCTCACGTACCTGATCTCGTCGCGCGAAAATCGAGCGGTCCCGAGGAGTCGATCCTCAATGAGGCGGACATCGCCTATCACGAATCCGAGTATCTGCGTCTTCGTAGAGAATTACAGGCCGCACACGACGCGAGCAGCCTGCTCAAAACACCGAGCGCGGAGACAAGAAGCGCGATGAACGAACTCCTCCTGCGGCTGCGGCTGTCCTGATGGGTTCATGCGCATGCGCATTCGCATCCTAAGCGATCTGCATCGGGAATTCGGCGACGTCGAATTGCCCGAAGTTCCTGCTGATGTCGTGCTGCTCGCTGGCGACATCGATCGCAATATTCGCGGTGTGACTTGGGCACGCCAGAAGTTTCCCGGTGTCCCGGTGCTCTACGTGGCAGGCAATCACGAGCACTACGACGAGAGGATCGGACGGCTTCATGAGAAGCTGCGGGATGCGGCGTTGGGCTCGAACGTCGTCATCCTCGAGAACGAGAGTTTCGACTGGAATGGTTACCGCTTCTTCGGTGCCACGCTCTGGACAGATTTCGATCTCTTGGGAGACCGCTCGACCGCAATGTTTGCAGCTGGCTCGAAAGAAAAGGGGATGAATGATTATCGAAAGATCCGGCGTGAAGACACTGGTCGACTACATCCCAAGCACACAGCGATGCTTCACGCTGACTCGCGTTTAGCGCTCACGCAGTTTCTAGCCAACGCCGACCGCACGCGCTCGATCGTAATCACGCATCACGCACCATCGATTCGATCGCTGCCCGAAACCAAACACGTTGAGCCCATCAGTGCCGCCTACGCATCGAACCTGGAGAGTCTGATTACGGCAAACGGTCCTGCGCTCTGGGTGCATGGACACACTCACTACCCACGCGACTATGTCCTCGGACAAACGCGGATCGTGAACAATGCGCTCGGGTATCCTGGAAGCACTGAGATCGCGAATCCCGGCTTTCGGCATGGTCTAATCGTAGAACTGTAGTTGGGCTCGTTCGCACGGGATCAGCTGTTGCATTGTCGCCGACTCGTTACCCACTCGGTGAGAGACCGCTCCAGTAACGAGCCTTTCAGGGGATCATTGCGATCCACCACCGAATCGGCCCAAAGTAACCACGCTTCCTCGTCGGCCGTGAGCGTCCCGTCGGCTTTTTGCCCGCGAAGCTTTGCTTCACAAGCGGCGCGAAATTCTCGCATCAAATTCGCTTCACGCCATCTGAGAGCCGATTCACGGAATAGATTTCTCCGCTTCTCTTCCTCCTGCCGCTGCCTTTCGGCTTCTTCCCGGCGCCGAGCTTCCTCGGCCCATTGTTGCCGTTGCGCTTCCCACTTCAGGTGAGCCGCGTGCTTTCCCTGCGCACAAATGATGAAGCCTTCGACAATTTCGGTGAGCTTCTCGTCGAGTTTCTGAACTTTTCCATCGCTCCACGATTTTCGGGCGCCTTGAGGCTCATACTCCGCCAAAACAATCTTCAAGCGACCTGTCGGCCGATAGCGCCAGCGATCCCACGTCCAACTTTGCTTCTTTTCTTCCGCTGTAAGCTCGCGCTCGTAGCGTTCGACCACTTCTTGCACGGAAAAATCGATCTTGGTTTTTGTGGCCACAAAGATCGGCTGCACACTTTCGCTTCCCTCCTTAGGTTCTTCCAAGACAAAGCCATTTCGTTCGAGCATCCAAGCGAGGCGGTTCAGAATCTCGATGGCACGTTCGAACGTGTCCGGCGTGACCGAAACCCGTAGATGCGGAATGTCGCGCTTCCCGTAAAGGGTCCCATATCGGCTGTCTTTGGCCCCGCCCCGGAATGCTGCCCGCGTCTTTTGAACGATCGGATGTGGTTTCTCCGGAGCGGGGGTGTTGTCCACGGTCACAGTTGAATCTATTTCCGCTGACTTCGAGATCTTGGCTCCTTCTCCTAGACTTGTGCTCTCGCGTTCGCCCGGCTTCCGGGAACCAAGAGTTGGACGAGGTATGACTTTCCCATGGGCCAATTGAGTCCAGTAGCCACGTGGTGGCGTTGGGACATCCAGCCTCCGACAAGCCTTCGCAACAGCGACGCTCGACACGCCGTAGTCAGCAGCAACCTTGGTCGCGGGCTTTGACCACACGAGATCAAAAAGCTCCGTTCGCGTCAGAGTAGTTTTGGCATCCGGCATACCATCAAAGCCTGGCAGGCAAAACGATGCCCACAAGTTATCGCAGTTTTCAGCGGTTCGATAACTCGCGTCGTGTTTTCCGCGGGCATCCTTCGGTGAGCTGGTCTGCAAAACGCGACGCGACTTTGGGCAGGTTCGAAAAGCGCGCCTTCTCGTGGGATTCAACCGACTCCCTAAAGCCACCAAAACAGAGCCAAAAACGACGACTTGTGGGGTTCAGCGGCAGCGTTCGTCGCCGCACTTTACCAAATGAGCCTGCGATCGGACACTCGAAGCTCAACACAAACCGCGATCCCGGCCCATCAGGAAACCGCACTGCGCGCCAAGAGGCCGGCTCGCAGGTGATGCAGCTGCCGTCGCGCGCGGTCGTTTTTTGGGCTTAACGCTCTCCGCTGCCGCGCAGATCATGCTGGCGCCATGCCCTACGCCGTCGCCATTTCAGGAAGTCCGCGCCACAACGGAAACACAGAGACGCTGCTGCGTCGCTGCCTCGATCGGCTTTCGGGGCAGGGCATTGCCGGCGAGCTGGTCAGTCTGATCGGGTTGCACATTCGCGGCTGCCAGGCATGTGGCGCCTGTAGTGAGACGCGCGACCAATCGTGTCCGGGAGGTGCTGGCGACGATTTCGAGCAGGTATTCGAGAAGATGCGCGCGGCGGACATTCTCGTGGTCGGTTCGCCGACGTACTTCGGCTCGGCCACACCGGAGCTGATGGCGCTACTCGATCGGGCCGGCTACGTGTCGCGCGCCAACGGGCATCTGTTTTCCCGCAAGCTCGGCGGCCCCATCACCGTCGCGCGCCGCGCGGGCCACAACTTCACCTACGCGCAGTTGATGTTCTGGTATACCATCAACGACATGATCGTGCCTGGGTCGACCTACTGGCCGGTCGCGCTCGCGCGCGAGCCCGGCGCGGTGTTGAAGGACGAGGAAGCGCTCCGCACCGTTGATCGTTTCGCCGACAATCTCGCCTGGTTGGCGGGCAAGCTGAACTAGCCCGGATATTTCATGAAATTCATCAAATATCCCGCCCTCCGGGCCGGCTTTGCCAGGGCTGAATTGCCGCCCCGACAAGTCGGGGCTCCGCCGCAGGCGGACGAAAATATCGGAGGGAGCTTCACTCCTGTTCATGAAGTTTCCGGGCTAAACGGCCGCAGGTGATCAGCGCCCGGAGGAAAGTGACCGACCGTGCCGGGTTCGCGCGACCCGGGGCTCACCCTCCGCGGATCGTCGAAGAAAAAAACTTCTCCGAACCCACCTGAGTTATTTCGCGTCACATCAAGCCACAGACTTTTCACCGTGTCGCTCCTCACTCGACGATTCTCCTGCTGGTTGCTGATCGGGATTGTGCTGGGCAGCGGATGGCTGGCACCGGCCGGCCGCGCCGCCGAAGACACGCGGACGGCGGCGACGCCTGAGACGGATTTCGGCGCGGTAGTGGTGTTGTCGCCTTACGAGGTCGTGGCGCAGAGCCTGGATTTTCGCCGCTGGCGCAGATACAGCTCGCCTCATTTCCTGGTGTATACCGACGCCGATCCGAACCTTGCGGCGATGGCGGTCAGGCAGATGGAGATGGTGCAGCAGACCGCCGAGTTTTACTTTCGCCGCAAGATCACCCGGCTGGCGCCCATGATCGCGGTGTTGCCGACCCGGGCGGAGGACTGGCGCCGGATCGGAGCCGAAAGCGACGCGGAGTGGGACATGCAGGGAGTGATGATCGGCTCATGCCGGAAGCTGCAGCTCATCCAGAACGACTGGCAAAAAAAGGATCTGAGTCCGGCTTGGCGGGGATTGGTGGCGTATCAGCTCGAGACCATCGGCGTGGCGGGCCCGCCCTGGTTCAAACGTGGCATCGAAGCGTTTTTCAGCGCGGTGAACATCCGCGGCGACACGCTGACGATGGGTCGCCAGCGGGAGTGGAGGAAAACGTTGGCCCGACACGGGTGGATCGAGTGGCCGCGTTTCTTCGGCCTGAGCGGAGCGGCAGCCGAGGGTCCCGGGGCGCTGCCCCGCGGGCAATTCAGCGCGCAGGCCGCGGTGATCATGCACTACTGCCTCAGTCATCCGGCGCCGGGCTGGACGCCGCGATTGTTTGCGTGGGCCAGCTATCTCGCCGCGGGCGGCGTTCCCTCGGAAGAAAACTTCCAGCGATTTTTCGAAATCGGCTGGGCGGATTGGCAGCAACGGCTCGAGCGCATGCTCGACGACCGGAAATACACCGAGGCGACCGTACGCTTCATGCCGGCATCACTACGGTTTCCCGTGGCGAGCAACGACGTCTCGACGGCGGAGATGCGCGAGTTGTTCGTGTTGTCTCAGATCGCGACGCGCCCGACGAAGGAAAGCGACGCCTCGCTCGACGCGCTCCTCGCGCACGGGCTGGCGAC is part of the Opitutus terrae PB90-1 genome and harbors:
- a CDS encoding nucleotidyltransferase domain-containing protein, whose translation is MSSTVSAGTQVVVTTEARGTNAMPVHPRGAVGIIARTPAGSEAHYLIRFLDGFETSFTRDQFEILKHFKDRLPTPPNGAGEFELENCIIYRCVVGSRAYGLDTDASDTDLRGVYLAPLEMHLSLFGAPEQFEDNGAQTCYWELQKFLVMALKANPNILECLYSPLVEKITPLGARLLTLRESFLSQMIFQTFNGYALSQFKKLEQDRRNQGEIRWKHAMHLLRLLLTGAATLRERRVPVRVEQHRQRLLAIKHGELPWPEVDAWRQELHRDFERALAETTLPERPDYEATNRFLIEARHAHT
- a CDS encoding nucleotidyltransferase domain-containing protein; this encodes MTIDPRLNRIVAAQPHPLLFATISGAHLYGFPSPDSDFDLRGAHILPIERVVGLDISDETLEDSRVIEGLEMDIVSHDVRKFFRLLLKKNGYVLEQLYSPLVVQTTPEHAELKQIARGCITRHHSHHYFGFSETQWKLFLKESPRRVKPLLYVYRVLLTGIWLMRTGEIEANLVKLNESFRLPHVPDLVARKSSGPEESILNEADIAYHESEYLRLRRELQAAHDASSLLKTPSAETRSAMNELLLRLRLS
- a CDS encoding metallophosphoesterase encodes the protein MRIRILSDLHREFGDVELPEVPADVVLLAGDIDRNIRGVTWARQKFPGVPVLYVAGNHEHYDERIGRLHEKLRDAALGSNVVILENESFDWNGYRFFGATLWTDFDLLGDRSTAMFAAGSKEKGMNDYRKIRREDTGRLHPKHTAMLHADSRLALTQFLANADRTRSIVITHHAPSIRSLPETKHVEPISAAYASNLESLITANGPALWVHGHTHYPRDYVLGQTRIVNNALGYPGSTEIANPGFRHGLIVEL
- a CDS encoding flavodoxin family protein, giving the protein MPYAVAISGSPRHNGNTETLLRRCLDRLSGQGIAGELVSLIGLHIRGCQACGACSETRDQSCPGGAGDDFEQVFEKMRAADILVVGSPTYFGSATPELMALLDRAGYVSRANGHLFSRKLGGPITVARRAGHNFTYAQLMFWYTINDMIVPGSTYWPVALAREPGAVLKDEEALRTVDRFADNLAWLAGKLN